A window of Lytechinus pictus isolate F3 Inbred chromosome 7, Lp3.0, whole genome shotgun sequence contains these coding sequences:
- the LOC129265164 gene encoding uncharacterized protein LOC129265164, whose amino-acid sequence MDVADNLIVNYFLITEAVAIVSFQFIQSYSSVQSNIDEFTSQLLVDLQTKYSLTSQHIKNIQIVSSPSGRILVTFDIDINTRNNTLIASRDRLDRDLMASNYVFVFTNTTGTQEAFLVDGSSASLTPSFWDGWHQYAPDIFYAVLVALLLFALFSATVYCLIAKQKRAKMKKSVHQENRMTDGHVVGIDNGGYEAEMTQVYKIKNTKASPIPDHPLRQIETSLSVISSSETTEPQSSDQWQAPSSADFQSPTNLQTQELLQIPPSISPSQMHRPLETQTYRLDEITETPGVTESRQGENPLQEPSATTSESPSPYIVRQTVSMYESIHPSRRSSVPKQTPSLSLPRRSQQLDQSPLSVSAKTTESPKPDEKRATLPKANWISSLQGSVRSSILGFSSSTASSRRPSITGPSIYARLLYASYSVPPNKIYDYI is encoded by the exons ATGGATGTTGCCGATAACCTTATCGTAAATTATTTCCTGATCACAGAGGCTGT ggcaATTGTTAGTTTCCAGTTTATTCAATCATACTCATCGGTGCAATCGAATATAGATGAATTTACGTC GCAACTCCTCGTCGATTTACAAACAAAGTATAGTTTAACGAGTCAACATATCAAGAATATTCAA ATTGTCTCTTCACCCAGTGGTCGCATCCTAGTAacatttgatattgatataaacACAAGAAACAACACCCTAATAGCATCGAGAGACAGGTTGGATAGAGAT ttaATGGCGTCAAATTATGTGTTTGTGTTTACAAATACAACGGGAACTCAAGAAGCCTTTCTGGTGGATGGTAGCTCTGCATCTTTGACACCATCATTCTGGGACGGATGGCATCAATATGCTCCTGATATATTCTATGCTGTACTGGTAGCACTGCTCCTCTTTGCTTTGTTCTCTGCCACAGTCTATTGTTTG ATCGCCAAACAAAAGAGAGCAAAGATGAAGAAGAGCGTTCACCAGGAGAATAGAATGACAGATGGTCACGTGGTTGGAATCGACAATGGCGGATACGAAGCAGAAATGACACAAGTCTACAAAATAAAG AATACGAAAGCATCTCCTATTCCTGATCATCCACTCAGACAAATAGAAACATCACTCTCTGTGATTTCGTCTTCGGAAACAACAGAACCTCAATCTTCAGACCAATGGCAAGCGCCCTCATCGGCGGACTTTCAGTCACCAACAAATCTTCAGACTCAAGAATTATTACAAATTCCACCATCTATTTCACCCTCGCAAATGCATAGACCATTAGAAACCCAAACATATCGGCTCGATGAAATCACTGAGACTCCAGGAGTAACCGAATCTCGTCAAGGAGAAAATCCACTTCAGGAGCCATCAGCCACTACCTCTGAGAGTCCAAGTCCTTACATTGTCCGTCAGACGGTCTCTATGTATGAATCCATTCATCCGAGTCGAAGATCATCTGTTCCAAAGCAAACACCTTCATTGAGCTTACCTCGTAGATCTCAACAACTCGATCAATCACCATTGAGTGTCTCGGCAAAGACTACAGAGAGTCCTAAACCTGATGAAAAGCGCGCGACGTTACCGAAGGCCAACTGGATATCTTCATTGCAAGGGTCTGTAAGGTCTAGTATTCTTGGTTTCTCATCGAGTACCGCATCATCAAGACGGCCATCAATCACTGGACCTTCTATCTATGCAAGGCTTCTTTATGCTAGTTA